The nucleotide window ACCGGAGAGcaacagtaacagaaaaaaaacagaatgcctttaccctgttggcaattgagaatagatttacaacctccctggattttgaagacattatagaggactttgcctcatcaaaactcaggagaaagcatctgtaaatgtaagttttccatttaaaaatctaaatcttaataagtaaagtgaatgcatataaatgaaatgcataatatagggctatactttctactataatgaaatgaaatatgaggaacaaaccaagtaccggtatattcaaatctcaaacagctgtctttcagcttatatatacattttattatttctccacaagatcgtgatgatgctgtcaagatgtgtttctactgcaatggaggcctgtggtgctggaaggctgaagattatccctgagtggagcatgctaaatgagagtgttggaaaattgaagataggtgatgcttgtccatgaaaataaacatctttaccactacagcacactttctctgactgcatattttattagtctttgtatatttgactacttatttaacttttcaatttaatcaacacatttaattaagattttctgcaaaatgcaatagcttactacatttatcttttttgctctgtttacatagcaatgctgacaccgtgacacctattggtgatttactgggactactgccttaacaatgacactggcaatggataagataaggataatttaatagcatttaatagagccgtgtaataacgtataaataataaaaatcaaaaaatagtctgatagactgtttaatatacaacacatgacttattttggcgtacaaataaccaacttgtaaccaaagactacgctatgtaaaatgtgaattaacttttattagtaactttggtaagtgttagggttaggttaggttatcgatggaggggggcccaaaaaatacagtctgcctagtgtagtccatttatttaatccgGCTCTGCTGGTGACTGACAACGCGAGAAACATGGTTGTGGCGGGAGTAGAGGCCGAGATGTCCCCTCACCTTTTTTGCTTTGCGCACACATTAAATCTGGCTGCCCAGAAGGCCTTGCATGTGACCACTGCTACGAAGGTGCTTGGGAAAGTGAGGAGGGTGGTTGGATTTTTCCACCGTAACATAGCAGGTGCTGAACTACtgcgacaaaaacaacagcaaatgGCATTGCCCTCCCACAAGCTCATCAATGACGTTACTACCCGGTGGAACAGTTCCCACGACATGCTCGAACGTTTTTTGGAGCAACAATCTGCAGTTTTTGCCACACTTATGTCAAGGGAGCTCAGAAAAGGAGAAGATGTAAGCGCTCTTACTGAAGGAGACCTCTGCAATGCTGAGGACATGGTGAAAGTGATGGCACCTGTCAAAGTTATCACCACAGTTATGTGCAAAGATGAGCAGCCCACAATTTCGTTGATTGCCCCCTTCAAAGCAAAACTAAAGAATCACTTTGAGGCCACTACTGAGGACACAGGGCTCATTAAGGATATGAAGAAGGTGTTCCTCGAAGATTTTGTTAAGCGGTACACAAACATTGAAGACCTGTTGTGTACTGCATCAGCTTTGGATCCACGCTTCAAAACCCTTTCCTCAGTGACCGTGAGACCGAGAGGATCTTCTTGTCCATTACAAATGAAGCTACAAACCTGCATGATAAGGTAAGCGAAAGCTACCCCTCCCCTTTACAAATTAACTGTCTAAATACACAATATTTTTTGCATTATTGTTATAGTATTGTCTATTCTTTCCTCTCGTCATTATTGCAGTCATATTGTTGAGTGTCAGTCAATGATGGGCTACTGCATTGAACTAGACAACTAGTTAAtccaaaatgtttgttttctgtgaTGATAAACATCTACCTAGTTGGTGGTTACTCATCAATAATCATCCCAGTTATTTTGTACTATTACTACTAGAAAGTAGAGGAGAGCCATCCCAGTCCGAGTGATATTCAAGAGCCAGATCAGAGAGACCCAACATCCGTCCAGTCCAGCCCAGTCCAGGTCCATGAAGAACCAAGAGGTGCGTTTTTGCATTctgcatttacatttaacactgctgctgctacatTTAAAGTAATGTTTAATGGTATGGTAAATGTTATCAACTGTCATCATGGCAATACCAAATGAGTGGCTTAATATACTGTAATTGTGTTGCATGTCAGGTGATTGTCCTCCATGTAAAAAGAGGAAAAGTACAGCACTGGACCAGCTGTTTGGAGAAACATATGTGGTAAGACCATCAAGAAGCTCCAGGGAGAAGGTCAGCGAGGAAATCctgaggtacagagagagaaaccttTTGCCCCTGAATGGCAATCCACTGGAGTGGTGGAGAGCACAGGTGGACTTACCATTGTTGTCAGATATTGCAAAAAGATACCTCTGCATACCAGCTACAAGTGTAGCATCAGAAAGAGTTTTCAGTACCGCAGGAGATATTGTTTCCTCTCAACGCAGTGTACTTAGGGGTGACCATGCCGATCAATTGATTTTTCTCAAGAAGAATCTTAAAGAACTCGAGCACAAATGAATTATTAGGAGGTAGCTAAAGGATATCAGCATACACTAAATGTCCTACAAGAACATACATCTAACTAAAAGAGGAAACTGAATCTAAAAAAAAGGGATTGTATTAGTtctacttatatatatattttttctcctTATGCTGTGTTTGGCAGCAATTTGTGCCATTACATTAAAGTAATAATCTAGGCCAGGATGGCGGTTTTGGTTTAAACAAAATTAGATATTTCCTATTGCTGCTTCTTACAGTTCACAGCTTTACTTCGTGTTTGCAGTGATATTTCCTAGCTTCTTACAGTTCGCAGCTCTATTTGTGTTCTCAGTGAAAGGTTGCACATGTATTAATTGGTATAATGATACCTTATCTTGAGTCTGTATGATTTGCAGAGGCACTTAATTTGCAGAAGCATTTATTCTAAATATGAGAAAAGGCCAAGGTCTagctgttttattttatttttgtattgtcaTCCATCAACAAGGGACTTCTTTGGgtatagaaaatatattttattttatttaatatttaaatataattgtttTGTATTTCCTTATGGTGTATTTATTTGGCTGCAATGTGTGCCATTactgaaatgtatttttttttttgtatatgtgAGACAAACTACATACAGACTAATTTCACAATAAAATGTTTGTTCATATTCATTGAACAAATGAAAAGAACTTTCAGAATATTTTCAATTATTGAACTGCATCGAATCGCATCGCATCGAATCGCACTGAATCGTTTTTTAACAACATGCATCTTTTCTTATATCGTATCGTGACCATGTATCGAGATACGAATCGgatcgtttttttcatgagagatttacacccctaaTTCAAATACATACAATGCATAGTTTTGATGCCTCAAAAAATACAGATACAAACCCAATACTGGTCTCTCTGCACATCCCTAGTGTATATGAGTTGTATTCTGCAAATATGTATTCTGTCATAAAATATTGTCTGTTTTTTGTGTTCCTTCATTTTTAGTTTTGCAGCGATATTTCTTTGGAGACTATTGAGAAATAATCCTCAATTATTTAAGGTGACCACAAACTTTCTGATGCTAACAATTACATTTACAAATAGAGTACGTTAGACCCGTATTTCTGCCACTTGCCAAAGTAGGACAGGACAGGAATGGATCTGATGATCATTCTCCTTTTGTCGCGATTGCTCTATGATTTGCTCCCCAGACGTTGGTTCTTAGACAGGTGAGGGGCGTGGCAAGCAGAGCGGGGCACCGCAACGTGGGACACCTGGACTTCATCAACTAATCACACGCCTTCTTAAGCCTGGCGGGGACTTCTCGTCGGCGCCAGATTATTCCGTCTCATTCGGTATTTTGGCTGACGTGTATACATTGATTCCCTAACCTAATCCTTTGATTCCTAACGTCGTGATATCCTTTCGCCAGTTCCTCGCCAGTGGATGATCCCCGGACTGCAACACTCTCCGGTGCCTCCGCCAGCTACGCCCACCCGCTCCTGTCTTCGCCTTGCACGCTGGTTATCTCTTGAGTTATTCTTTACTGACTATAAACCGTGGATTGTCCGTACTGACTCTCTGCATCCTGGGTCCTAACCAACCTTTCGCCAACCGTAACAGAATAATCTGGCCAACATGGACCCCGCGGAGTCAGACAAGGTTCGGCAGGCGCTATCCTCGCAGGGCACGAGGATCGGTCAACACGACGCCGCATTACAGGAGTTTTCTGAGGTTCTTCGAGGTTTCTCCGTCGGCATGACGGAGCTGGGAGCCCGTATGGAGCAGATTGGCTCCCAGGTCTCCTCCTTAGCCGCTCCCGGCTCGATCCATGGACCGGCAGTCTCCTCCGCGTCGGACTTCCATGCTGCGGCGCACGTTTCCTCACCCAGCCAGCTCCGCGAACCGTTTATTCCTACTCCGGTCAGGTATTCGGGGGAGTTAGGCCGTTGTAGGCAATTTCTACACCAGTGCACCCTAGTCTTCGAACAGCAGCCGTTGTCTTACGCCAGCGACAGGACTAAGACTGCTTTTATGATGAGTCTGTTATCAGACCAGGCCGCCGATTGGGCGGTAGCGAACTCTATTAATAGACCCTCTCTCGCGCTTTCCTATGCCGATTTTGTTAACGAAATGCGGAGGGTATTTGACCACCCGGTTCGGGGAAAGGAGGCCAGCAGCCGACTTCTCTCCCTGCGTCAGGGCTCGGACTCTGTCGCTCAGTTTGCATTAAGTTTCCGTATTCTCGCGGCGGAGAGTGGGTGGGATGAGACGGCTTTACAGAGCGTTTTTTTGAGGGGACTAACCGACCGTGTTAGAGACGAGCTCGCGGTTAGGGACGAGACCAACTCGTTAGACGAACTCATTGCCTTAGCCTCCCGCTTGGACAATcgattaagagagagacagagggagagacgcaATCATCCCGACACTCCGTCCGCCGCTCTTGGTTCTGGATCTACCGGTTGGCCGGTCGCTCGGTCTAACCCCATGTCTCGTTCTGCTCCCAACGCTTCTTCCACCGATGTAGGACTCGGGCCCGAGCCCATGCAGGTGGGGAGAATGCGGTTGCCCTCTGCAGAACGTCGCCGTCGTACTAGGAACAATCTCTGTATTTACTGTGGGGAGGGGGTCATTCTCTTGACGCATGCCCACAGACAGTAAAAGGGCAGGCTCACCAGCTTCCAGGGGGCCGCTGGTGAGCCGAGTAGCCGGTCCTCCGGGTTCCCCCAAGCGGATCCTAGTTCCGGGTCAGTTACCTGATCTTCagcatttcgagtctttttttgtttttattgactcGGGTTCTGATGAGAACTTTATTGACTTTGACTTTTGTTCTCAGGCCCAGCTGAGACTGGACCTACTCCCTGAGCCCAAGGAGGTCTTTGCCTTGGATGGCCGCCCCTTGGCTCGGGTCACTCACCGGACCACTCCTGTTTCACTCCTGCTCTCGGGCAACCATCAAGAATTAAttagtttttttgttattccctcccccacctcccccgttGTGCTCGGTCTTCCCTGGCTGAGATTGCATAACCCCCACATTGACTGGTCCACCTCATCCTTAGTCAGCTGGAGCACTTTTTGTCATTCTCACTGCCTTCGGTCGGCCACGCCCCCTAGTAAGTGTGCCGTTCCTCCTCACTCACCTGACCCCATAGACCTCTCTGGAGTTCCCTCCTCTTACCATGACCTCAAGGAGGTATTTAGTAAGGATAGGGCCCTGTCCCTGCCCCCTCACTGTCCCTATGACTGCTCTATTGACTTGTTGCCCGGTGCCCCCCTGCCTTCCAGCAAACTGTTCAACTTGTCTAAGCCGGAGAGAGAGTCCATGGAGAACTATATATCCGAGTCACTGGCGAACGGTCTCATTcgtccttcttcctctcccgtGGGAGCAGGGTTCTTCTTTGTGGAGAAGAAGGACAAATCCCTGCGCCCCTGTGTGGACTACAGGGGAATAAACGACATCACGGTCAAGAACAAGTACCCTCTTCCGCTTCTTTACTCTGCCTTTGCTCCTCTTCACCAGGCCACCATCTTCACTAAGCTGGATCTCCGGAACGCCTACCATCTGGTTCGCGTCCGGGAGGGGGACGAATGGAAGACGGCATTCAACACTCCACTGGGTCACTTTGAATATCTCGTTATGCCTTTCGGGCTCACAAATGCACCAGCCGTTTTCCAGGCTCTAATCAATGACGTTCTCCGGGATATGTTACACCGATTTGTAGTAGTCTATCTCGATGACATTTTGATTTTTTCTAGGGACCTCGCTGAACACAAGCAGCAGGTTCGGTTGGTGTTACGGCGGTTATGGGAGAACAAGCTGTTCGTCAAGGCGGAGAAATGTTCCTTCCACACCGATTCGGTCAGTTTCCTGGGCTTCGTGGTGCAGAGGGGTCAACTGCAGGCGGATCCTGAGTTCTCCAGTGGGGGCACGAGTCCAGAGTTACCTGCCATCCAGGGTTTctccgctgtctctctcttctccgacAGTGGTTTTGGTGGTCCTCCATGGCTGCCGACACCAAGGATTTCGTGGCTGCCTGTTCCGTCTGTGCCCGCGGCAAATCATCACACCGTGCTCCGGCTGGTCTTCTGCGTCCTCTATCTGTTCCACACCGGTCGTGGTCGCACATAGCGGTGGACTTCGTGACTGGTCTCCCGCCCTCAGACGGTAATACGGTCATACTGACTATTGTCGATCGTTTCTCCAAGGCTGTGCATTTTGTTCCGCTCTCAAAACTCCCCTCAGCTCTGGAGACGGCGAACCTGCTGGTCCTGCACGTGTT belongs to Gadus chalcogrammus isolate NIFS_2021 chromosome 5, NIFS_Gcha_1.0, whole genome shotgun sequence and includes:
- the LOC130382603 gene encoding zinc finger BED domain-containing protein 4-like, whose protein sequence is MVVAGVEAEMSPHLFCFAHTLNLAAQKALHVTTATKVLGKVRRVVGFFHRNIAGAELLRQKQQQMALPSHKLINDVTTRWNSSHDMLERFLEQQSAVFATLMSRELRKGEDVSALTEGDLCNAEDMVKVMAPVKVITTVMCKDEQPTISLIAPFKAKLKNHFEATTEDTGLIKDMKKVFLEDFVKRYTNIEDLLCTASALDPRFKTLSSVTVRPRGSSCPLQMKLQTCMIRK